From one Candidatus Delongbacteria bacterium genomic stretch:
- a CDS encoding NCS2 family permease, which produces MIEKFFSLKENKTNVRTEIIAGITTFMTMAYILAVNPGILSATGMDKEALFTATALSAVVGTLMMALVAKLPFALAPGMGLNAFFAFSVVIGMKFSWQFALTAVLLEGIIFILLTFLNVREAIINSIPLNMKHSVSAGIGLFIAFIGLHNAGIVVDNPATLVSLGNMADHGVWVALFGVLVTGVLLAKNVKGALLIGIIVSTIVGIPLGITNFSGVIDMPPSVEPIFFKFEFANIFSVDMLIILFTFLFVDMFDTVGTLVGVGSKADMLDKDGKLPRAKQALLADAVGTTVGACLGTSTVTTYVESASGVAEGGRTGLTSLVVAIMFILSLFFAPLFISIPGAATAPALIMVGLFMMSPIKKIDLNDYTEAIPAFLTIIMMPLTYSIAEGIVFGLLSYVILKVLSGKAKELHPLSYVLSVLFIIKFII; this is translated from the coding sequence ATGATTGAAAAATTTTTCTCTTTAAAAGAGAACAAAACCAATGTTAGGACTGAAATTATTGCAGGTATTACTACCTTCATGACAATGGCTTACATTCTTGCAGTAAATCCAGGTATCCTTTCTGCAACTGGAATGGATAAGGAAGCTCTGTTTACAGCAACTGCTTTGTCAGCTGTAGTTGGTACTTTAATGATGGCTCTTGTAGCAAAATTACCGTTTGCTCTTGCTCCGGGTATGGGACTTAATGCTTTCTTTGCTTTTTCAGTAGTAATTGGGATGAAATTTTCTTGGCAATTTGCTTTGACTGCAGTACTTCTAGAAGGTATAATTTTTATTTTACTAACCTTTTTAAATGTTAGGGAAGCTATTATTAACAGTATTCCGCTAAACATGAAACATTCAGTTTCAGCTGGTATTGGTCTTTTCATTGCCTTTATCGGTCTTCATAATGCTGGAATCGTTGTGGATAATCCTGCCACTCTAGTCTCTCTTGGAAATATGGCTGATCATGGAGTATGGGTAGCACTTTTTGGTGTATTGGTAACTGGTGTTTTATTAGCAAAAAATGTAAAAGGAGCTCTACTCATTGGTATTATAGTTTCAACAATCGTTGGAATTCCTCTTGGAATAACAAATTTTTCAGGAGTTATAGATATGCCACCTTCTGTAGAACCAATCTTTTTTAAATTCGAGTTTGCAAATATTTTCAGTGTTGATATGTTAATAATTCTATTTACTTTCTTATTTGTTGATATGTTTGATACTGTAGGAACACTTGTAGGTGTTGGTTCTAAAGCTGATATGCTAGATAAAGATGGAAAATTACCTAGAGCAAAACAAGCTCTTCTAGCTGATGCTGTTGGTACAACTGTTGGTGCTTGCTTAGGTACAAGTACAGTTACTACTTATGTAGAAAGTGCTTCAGGTGTTGCAGAAGGTGGAAGAACTGGACTAACTTCACTTGTTGTTGCAATAATGTTCATTTTATCATTATTCTTCGCACCTTTGTTTATCTCTATTCCTGGAGCTGCTACAGCACCTGCACTTATCATGGTTGGTCTATTCATGATGTCACCGATCAAAAAAATTGATCTAAATGACTACACTGAAGCTATTCCTGCATTTCTTACAATAATTATGATGCCGTTAACCTACAGTATTGCTGAGGGTATTGTTTTTGGTCTTCTTTCATATGTTATTTTAAAGGTATTATCTGGTAAAGCTAAAGAGCTTCATCCGTTGAGCTATGTTCTTTCTGTTTTATTTATAATCAAATTCATTATCTAG
- a CDS encoding HAMP domain-containing histidine kinase: MGNDLQKKQIDEMIRTFCHEVKNPLQTISSFSEFTIKKLKNGDLDKIIDYQENIQVQLNHTTKLLNRLSLFYRIKFRIFDIEIIDINLKTLIYNVLSAMEQSIEKKKLNIKLEIEKNLTLLSDYKHVETIINEIIENAIKYSAKLSNIYIIGKTIDDEIILTIKNMGQVLTKENLKKINDVINYSSSGFSYSSTAGIGLPMVKEAAAVLNSKIIFEALDGYNIVSIHFKKK, translated from the coding sequence ATGGGAAACGATTTACAAAAAAAACAGATTGATGAAATGATTAGAACATTCTGTCATGAAGTGAAAAATCCATTACAGACTATCTCCAGCTTTAGTGAATTCACAATTAAAAAGTTAAAAAATGGTGATTTAGATAAAATAATTGATTATCAAGAAAACATTCAAGTACAATTGAATCATACAACAAAGCTACTGAATAGACTTTCACTTTTTTACAGAATTAAATTCAGGATTTTTGATATTGAAATCATTGATATCAACTTAAAAACTTTAATCTATAATGTTTTATCTGCTATGGAACAATCAATTGAGAAAAAAAAATTAAACATCAAGCTGGAAATAGAAAAGAATCTTACTTTACTATCTGATTATAAACATGTTGAAACAATTATAAATGAGATCATTGAAAATGCAATCAAATATTCAGCTAAACTTAGCAACATATATATTATAGGCAAGACTATTGACGATGAAATAATTCTCACAATAAAAAATATGGGTCAAGTTCTTACAAAAGAAAATTTAAAAAAAATCAATGATGTTATCAACTATTCAAGTTCTGGTTTTTCCTACTCTTCGACTGCAGGAATTGGATTGCCAATGGTAAAAGAAGCCGCAGCTGTTTTAAATAGCAAAATAATATTTGAAGCATTAGATGGATACAATATCGTAAGTATACATTTTAAAAAAAAATAG
- a CDS encoding fructose-1,6-bisphosphatase, whose product MVNSDNISRQEFKYLELLSSKFPTVSDACMEIINLEAILDLPKGTEHFLSDIHGEDEAFIHIVSNASGVIKRKIEENFGESLDDITKKEIATLIYYPQEKIDFLKQEYGNIEKRLALRIEQLSQLLKYVCSKYTRSKVRKALPHKYAYIIEELISEKESGIDKEKYYTNIINTIVDLGQADKIVKALAEVIKKLAIDRLHIIGDIFDRGPGAEKIMDFLINYRNVDIQWGNHDIIWMGAAAGSMACAANVLRIALRYNNLETIQNGYGINIYPLIKFAEEFYTGESNKKFTPRESENLSSDEILLITKMHKAISVIQFKLEGKIILSRPEFNMDDRLLLHKINFENKTITIAGTTFEMNDNYFPTIDKDEPYELSPDERACMKQLIKNFMSSEKLQRHVEFLYKNGSMYLAKNNNLVFHGSIPLTSDKEFAPFIINGNEFSGRELLDEFDQVCRKAYFEKYDVDLKKLSRDYLWYLWCGPVSPLFGKDKMATFERYFIDNKSTHEERKQPYYRFNNKSEVMIKILEEFNLDPDKSKIINGHVPVKVKKGELPVKADGKLIVIDGGFSKAYQDVTGIAGYTLIHNSYGLQLVAHEPFISSHDTIITGKDVKSDVTFIEKNDKRMRIRDTDTGRNLSAQVEDLRKLVKVYKDGLLKEK is encoded by the coding sequence TTGGTAAATAGTGATAATATATCTAGGCAGGAATTCAAATACCTTGAACTTCTTTCAAGTAAATTCCCTACAGTCTCTGATGCTTGTATGGAAATTATAAATCTGGAAGCAATTTTAGATCTACCGAAAGGAACAGAACATTTTTTGTCCGATATACATGGCGAAGACGAAGCTTTTATACATATTGTCAGTAATGCTTCTGGTGTTATTAAGAGAAAAATCGAGGAGAATTTTGGAGAATCACTTGATGATATTACAAAAAAGGAGATAGCAACATTAATCTATTATCCACAAGAGAAAATTGATTTTTTAAAGCAGGAATATGGAAATATTGAAAAAAGGCTCGCCTTACGAATTGAACAACTATCTCAACTTTTAAAATATGTATGCTCAAAATATACTAGATCAAAAGTTCGCAAAGCCTTACCACATAAATACGCTTACATAATTGAAGAATTGATAAGTGAAAAAGAATCGGGAATTGATAAAGAGAAGTATTATACAAATATAATCAATACAATTGTGGATTTGGGACAAGCTGATAAAATTGTAAAAGCACTTGCTGAAGTAATAAAAAAACTTGCAATTGATAGACTTCATATCATTGGTGACATTTTCGATAGAGGACCTGGTGCTGAAAAAATTATGGATTTTTTAATAAATTATAGAAATGTTGATATTCAATGGGGAAATCATGATATAATCTGGATGGGAGCTGCAGCGGGTTCGATGGCTTGCGCAGCGAATGTTTTGAGAATTGCCTTGAGATACAATAATCTAGAAACTATTCAAAACGGTTATGGGATCAATATCTATCCGCTAATTAAGTTTGCTGAAGAGTTTTACACTGGTGAATCAAACAAAAAATTCACTCCTAGAGAATCAGAAAATTTATCATCGGATGAGATTCTTCTTATTACGAAGATGCATAAAGCTATTTCTGTAATTCAATTTAAACTTGAAGGGAAAATTATATTATCCCGACCTGAATTTAATATGGATGACAGACTACTCTTACATAAAATTAATTTTGAAAATAAAACTATTACAATAGCCGGTACTACTTTTGAGATGAATGATAATTATTTCCCAACAATTGATAAAGATGAGCCATACGAGCTTTCTCCTGATGAAAGAGCTTGTATGAAACAATTGATTAAAAACTTTATGTCTTCAGAAAAACTTCAGAGACATGTAGAGTTTTTATACAAAAATGGCTCAATGTATCTAGCAAAAAATAATAATTTGGTTTTTCATGGCTCTATACCCTTGACCTCTGATAAAGAGTTTGCCCCTTTTATAATCAATGGTAATGAGTTTTCAGGCAGAGAACTTTTAGATGAGTTTGATCAAGTTTGCAGGAAAGCATATTTTGAAAAATATGATGTAGACTTAAAAAAATTGAGCAGAGATTATTTGTGGTATCTATGGTGCGGACCAGTATCGCCACTTTTTGGAAAAGATAAGATGGCAACTTTTGAAAGATATTTTATTGACAATAAATCTACACATGAAGAGAGAAAACAGCCATACTATAGATTTAATAATAAATCCGAAGTAATGATTAAAATTCTGGAAGAGTTTAATCTTGATCCTGATAAGTCAAAAATTATAAACGGTCATGTTCCCGTCAAAGTAAAAAAAGGTGAACTTCCCGTTAAAGCCGATGGAAAATTAATTGTAATCGATGGAGGATTTTCCAAAGCCTATCAGGATGTAACAGGAATTGCAGGTTATACATTGATTCATAATTCATATGGTCTTCAATTGGTAGCTCATGAACCATTTATATCATCTCACGATACAATCATTACCGGTAAAGATGTAAAATCAGATGTAACTTTTATTGAAAAAAATGATAAAAGAATGAGAATAAGAGATACAGATACTGGAAGAAACTTATCTGCTCAGGTAGAAGATTTGAGAAAACTAGTCAAAGTATATAAAGACGGATTATTGAAGGAAAAGTAG
- a CDS encoding response regulator, producing MNSIFKEPILKNIIILVFFFSLLSLFVFIFGFTLNYFYFQKHLDSLSRERSKFELATMLKSEFMNTNALFYKIYPEVSYQKIDHLKYEVKKSLYAVKDIVSVLEFGGIYENKVPINFDNKIEFIEKIEYSRNTEKDNLNLELMNINPLVIELELFTTRIYKKYEDGANREDLGLLLKKIDTLFTRIEENINKIYYDIKSGYNSKKTDFEHARNSVTYSLVGGFIFSIIFLAFFSIKSLRQLKDLIVHNSEVSKENNMLLRAVSQASSSVVMTDLEGKIRYINDAFTKTTGYRKDEVMNKRTSILKSGYHNNEFYKELWDTITSGNIWKGEFKNIDKFGKEFFEIASIAPFEDENGRISGYVAIKENITERKHLVDELEKLNFALMTLFKNIPAGVLLVSKSKKIIEMNEEAAKIMGYDSYDEAMNVLQGVVCHNNYCTIDIDECPILDKGNDTIRLSERTMIGKNGRKIPILKSVAPISFKGEDILLETFMDISLLKDAEQKEKLANKAKSEFLANMSHEIRTPLNGIIGAVELLKETKLTEEQKSFADVVFSSGESLLSLINDILDFSKIEAGKMELSNEFFYIENLIASVGEQFKIQVFGKDLELIFYIDDKTQTKVYADYGKIRQILVNLVSNSIKFTERGQIIIKVVRINNELTRFIVEDSGIGIPEEKQHLVFDSFTQADGSTSRKYGGTGLGTTISKRLVELMDGTIRIVSPNPNLSHNDDSGTIFYFDLPIKYGSIELQKKINKKSILIIDENRAFLELMAISLGQSGINTDIIDSYDEAIKFINETKKEIDLVLCSFRLNDNLTYDLIEVMKQVTYFQNSKFIALIVPNIKQDIRSKFQQWDEIITKPFTKPRIIKIFEDSYNNQAIKKESFHEDDPSLLKILIVEDNPINTKIAEKILNNLGIDNIDQAENGAIAVDMVLSKKYDIIFMDIQMPVMNGYEATAKIRSNGRDDYIIAVTANALTGDREKCIDSGMNDYISKPFRKAEISEKISSIRRKIGK from the coding sequence ATGAATAGTATTTTTAAAGAACCCATATTAAAAAATATAATTATTTTGGTATTTTTCTTTTCCCTACTCTCCTTATTCGTATTTATTTTTGGATTCACACTAAACTATTTCTATTTCCAAAAACATCTTGATAGTCTAAGTAGAGAAAGAAGTAAGTTCGAATTGGCAACAATGCTAAAATCAGAATTCATGAATACAAATGCTCTGTTCTATAAAATTTACCCCGAAGTATCATACCAAAAAATAGATCATCTTAAATATGAAGTAAAAAAATCCCTTTACGCTGTAAAAGATATTGTTAGTGTATTGGAGTTTGGAGGTATCTATGAAAATAAAGTACCAATTAACTTTGACAATAAAATTGAATTTATAGAAAAAATAGAATACTCCAGAAATACCGAGAAAGATAATTTAAATCTTGAACTAATGAATATAAATCCTTTAGTTATTGAGCTTGAGCTTTTCACAACAAGAATTTATAAAAAATACGAAGACGGAGCAAATAGAGAGGATTTGGGACTTTTATTAAAAAAAATTGATACTTTATTTACGAGAATTGAAGAGAATATTAACAAGATTTATTATGATATTAAATCTGGATATAACAGTAAAAAAACAGACTTTGAGCATGCCAGAAATAGCGTAACTTACTCTTTAGTGGGTGGATTTATATTCTCTATAATTTTTTTGGCATTTTTCTCTATCAAAAGTTTACGCCAATTGAAGGATCTTATTGTTCATAATAGTGAAGTTTCTAAAGAGAATAATATGCTACTCAGAGCTGTTTCTCAAGCTTCATCTTCTGTTGTTATGACTGATCTTGAAGGTAAAATTAGATACATTAATGATGCTTTTACGAAGACAACCGGTTATAGAAAAGATGAAGTTATGAACAAAAGAACAAGTATTCTAAAAAGTGGTTATCACAATAATGAATTTTACAAAGAGCTTTGGGACACGATCACTTCCGGAAATATTTGGAAAGGAGAATTTAAAAATATTGATAAATTTGGTAAAGAGTTTTTTGAAATAGCTTCAATAGCTCCATTTGAGGATGAAAACGGTAGAATTTCGGGCTATGTTGCCATAAAAGAAAATATTACAGAAAGAAAACATTTAGTTGACGAGCTTGAGAAACTAAACTTTGCACTAATGACTCTATTTAAAAATATTCCTGCTGGTGTTTTGCTGGTTTCTAAAAGTAAAAAAATCATTGAAATGAATGAAGAAGCCGCTAAGATTATGGGTTATGATTCCTATGATGAAGCCATGAATGTTTTACAGGGAGTGGTTTGTCATAATAATTATTGCACAATTGACATCGATGAATGCCCGATTTTGGATAAAGGAAATGATACAATCAGATTGTCTGAAAGAACTATGATTGGTAAAAATGGAAGAAAAATTCCAATTTTGAAAAGTGTTGCTCCAATTAGTTTTAAAGGAGAAGATATTCTTCTAGAAACATTTATGGATATTAGCCTGTTAAAAGATGCAGAACAAAAAGAAAAATTGGCAAATAAAGCTAAATCTGAGTTTCTGGCAAATATGAGTCATGAGATTAGAACTCCTTTGAACGGTATAATAGGTGCTGTGGAACTCTTAAAGGAAACTAAGCTTACGGAAGAACAAAAAAGTTTTGCAGATGTAGTATTTTCCTCTGGAGAATCTTTGCTTAGCCTAATAAATGATATTCTCGATTTTTCAAAAATTGAAGCAGGAAAAATGGAGCTGTCCAATGAGTTTTTCTACATAGAAAATCTTATTGCCAGTGTTGGCGAACAGTTTAAAATTCAAGTTTTTGGAAAAGACCTTGAGTTAATATTTTACATTGACGATAAAACACAAACAAAAGTTTATGCAGATTATGGGAAAATTCGTCAAATACTGGTTAATCTCGTTTCAAATTCAATTAAGTTTACAGAACGAGGTCAAATCATAATAAAAGTTGTAAGAATAAATAATGAACTAACAAGATTTATAGTTGAGGATTCTGGAATTGGTATTCCTGAAGAAAAGCAACATCTTGTTTTTGATTCTTTTACTCAGGCAGATGGATCAACAAGTAGAAAATATGGTGGTACAGGACTTGGAACTACAATATCTAAACGACTAGTAGAACTCATGGATGGAACTATTCGAATAGTAAGTCCAAACCCTAACCTTTCACATAATGATGATTCAGGGACTATTTTTTACTTTGATCTGCCTATTAAATATGGTAGCATAGAGCTTCAAAAGAAAATTAATAAAAAATCTATCCTAATCATTGATGAAAACAGAGCCTTTCTTGAACTAATGGCAATCTCTCTGGGTCAAAGTGGAATTAATACTGACATTATAGACTCGTATGATGAAGCTATAAAATTTATCAATGAAACTAAAAAAGAGATTGATCTTGTTCTCTGTTCCTTCAGATTAAATGATAATTTAACATATGATCTTATAGAAGTTATGAAGCAAGTAACTTACTTCCAAAATTCAAAATTCATTGCTTTAATAGTGCCAAATATTAAGCAGGATATTAGATCAAAATTTCAACAATGGGATGAGATAATAACAAAACCTTTTACTAAACCTAGAATTATTAAAATTTTTGAAGATTCATACAATAACCAAGCTATAAAAAAAGAGTCTTTCCATGAAGATGATCCATCCCTTTTAAAAATTCTGATTGTGGAAGACAATCCTATAAATACTAAAATTGCAGAAAAAATATTAAATAATCTTGGAATAGATAATATTGATCAGGCTGAAAATGGTGCTATTGCAGTGGATATGGTTCTAAGTAAAAAATATGACATAATTTTTATGGATATTCAGATGCCAGTAATGAATGGTTATGAAGCGACAGCTAAGATAAGAAGTAATGGAAGAGATGATTATATAATTGCAGTTACTGCTAATGCCCTTACCGGTGACAGGGAAAAATGTATTGATTCAGGAATGAATGACTATATCTCAAAACCATTCAGAAAGGCAGAAATATCTGAAAAAATCAGTTCAATAAGGAGAAAAATTGGTAAATAG
- a CDS encoding substrate-binding domain-containing protein: protein MKLLIPIFALLLFFGCSSDKNPPELLLFSGVTMAKAAQEVCKEFEKENNCIIKINYGGSGNLIKMIQYNKTGDIFLPGSEKFYDDIDFYEDTALVGVNQLAIMIPKGNPKRVMNDIYELLREDLRCVVGNPESGSVGKETEIILKKSGIEKEVLLKAIYLTTDSKDLTKSITEGKADITLNWKAAIFKNDASKSIDILELPEKLINRNLLIVSDIKYSKNPDLAKKFIQFCKTDKCKQIFKDFGF, encoded by the coding sequence ATGAAGCTACTAATACCCATTTTTGCTTTGCTTCTTTTTTTCGGTTGCTCCTCAGATAAAAATCCACCTGAGTTACTACTTTTTTCCGGTGTCACAATGGCAAAAGCAGCTCAAGAAGTATGCAAAGAGTTTGAAAAAGAAAATAATTGTATCATCAAGATCAATTATGGAGGATCGGGAAATTTAATCAAAATGATTCAGTATAATAAAACTGGAGATATCTTTCTCCCTGGATCAGAAAAATTTTATGATGATATTGATTTTTATGAAGATACTGCTTTAGTAGGAGTTAATCAATTGGCCATAATGATTCCAAAAGGGAATCCTAAAAGAGTAATGAATGATATTTATGAATTATTAAGAGAGGATTTGCGATGTGTAGTTGGCAATCCTGAAAGTGGAAGTGTTGGTAAAGAAACTGAGATCATTCTCAAGAAAAGTGGAATCGAGAAGGAAGTACTATTAAAAGCAATTTATCTCACTACCGATTCAAAAGATCTAACAAAATCAATTACAGAAGGTAAAGCCGATATCACTCTTAACTGGAAAGCAGCAATTTTTAAAAATGACGCATCAAAAAGCATTGACATTCTTGAGTTGCCAGAAAAACTGATAAATAGAAATCTTCTAATTGTATCAGATATTAAATATTCGAAAAATCCAGATTTGGCTAAAAAGTTTATCCAATTTTGCAAGACAGACAAATGTAAACAAATATTTAAGGACTTTGGATTTTAA
- a CDS encoding HAMP domain-containing histidine kinase, with protein sequence MRIKLFLLIISVSLTSFLIFYHNFYSLIIILIIFSIYLIISIINEPKKIHNELDVILKTLINNENSGNLNIKPGSVEENNLLMTVKSFVKKQNSVRNENENYSILTQTIFNHLLVPILILDENYATILENSSFVHLKKKYEENKEIDKKFEMTIFNFLKDFKSGERKVFKGDNKIDNYLLTYHETEIDNKTYKIITLQDINSELENQEVDSWSNLVKVLTHEIMNSITPITSLSSLLVEMFESDKYLNNCNNSSDFLDGLNAINKRSDGLIKFVRKYRELTKIPLPVISEHRVSELFSGVKDLFNSKLDDGRIYIKFISSDEVVKADKSLIEQVLINLIKNSISAIGDNKGDIEIGCYVNSENRTCIYVKDNGQGILDYVQKNIFIPFFTTKENGSGIGLAFSKQVMRMHGGTIHVDSVPDKETIFTLTF encoded by the coding sequence ATGAGGATTAAATTATTTTTACTGATAATATCGGTATCACTTACATCCTTTCTTATTTTTTATCATAATTTTTACTCGCTAATTATCATACTTATAATTTTTTCTATCTATCTCATTATATCCATTATTAACGAACCAAAAAAAATCCATAATGAACTTGATGTTATACTAAAAACATTAATTAACAATGAAAACTCAGGCAATCTGAATATTAAACCTGGTTCAGTTGAAGAAAACAACTTATTAATGACGGTAAAGTCCTTCGTAAAAAAGCAAAACTCAGTAAGAAATGAAAACGAAAATTATAGTATTCTTACTCAAACGATTTTCAATCATCTTTTGGTTCCAATACTGATTCTTGATGAGAATTATGCTACAATTCTTGAAAATAGTTCCTTCGTACACCTTAAGAAAAAATATGAAGAAAACAAAGAAATTGACAAAAAATTTGAAATGACCATTTTCAATTTCTTGAAAGACTTTAAATCAGGAGAAAGAAAAGTTTTTAAAGGTGACAATAAAATAGATAACTATCTCTTGACTTATCACGAAACCGAAATCGATAATAAAACTTATAAAATCATTACCCTCCAAGACATTAATAGTGAGCTTGAAAATCAAGAAGTTGATTCGTGGTCAAATTTAGTAAAAGTGTTAACTCACGAGATTATGAATTCTATTACACCTATAACATCGCTATCATCACTATTAGTTGAAATGTTCGAAAGTGATAAATATTTAAATAATTGTAATAATAGCTCTGATTTTCTAGATGGATTAAACGCTATCAACAAGAGGTCTGATGGATTGATAAAATTTGTTAGAAAATACAGAGAACTAACAAAAATTCCTCTTCCTGTCATTTCAGAACACAGAGTTTCAGAACTTTTTTCAGGAGTAAAAGATCTCTTTAATTCAAAACTGGACGATGGTAGAATTTATATAAAATTCATATCGAGTGATGAAGTTGTTAAGGCAGATAAAAGTCTCATCGAACAGGTTTTAATTAATTTGATAAAAAATTCTATTTCTGCTATTGGTGATAATAAGGGAGACATTGAAATAGGTTGTTATGTAAATTCTGAAAATCGTACATGCATTTACGTTAAAGATAATGGTCAGGGAATTCTTGATTATGTTCAAAAAAATATTTTCATCCCATTTTTTACGACAAAGGAAAACGGCTCAGGAATTGGATTAGCTTTTTCAAAACAAGTTATGAGAATGCATGGAGGTACAATACATGTTGATTCTGTACCAGACAAAGAAACAATCTTTACTTTGACTTTTTAA
- a CDS encoding sigma-54-dependent Fis family transcriptional regulator: MESVFNLEKTNEINGKNILIVDDNKEILFTLKLLLKKYDHNSFGISNPSEILNVLNKNQIDLILLDMNFNRDSISGEEGFFWLKKIKESDPSIPVVLITAYADVEKAVQGLKLGAVDFIEKPWNNDRLMITINNALKFRESELENLKLKSSKIELNQQIEKQFNDIIGESEIMKHVFKTIEKVAATDASVLILGENGTGKELVARALHRMSFRKDEIFVSVDMGSITDTLFETEMFGHIKGAFTDAKNDRIGRFETANNGTLFLDEIGNLSTQIQSKLLTAIEKREITRVGTNRTIPTNIRLICATNCNLYQMVDKGVFREDLLYRINTVEIILPPLRERDGDIRLLADYFLKKFSNKYNKDIIKITENGYDSLHTYHWPGNIREFSHAIERAVILSEGEVLDSCDFNFSKAAKNDSQMIESNLEVLEKKTILTVLKKYNGNISKAAKELGLTRTSLYRRMEKHGL; the protein is encoded by the coding sequence ATGGAATCTGTTTTTAATCTTGAAAAAACAAATGAGATCAATGGTAAAAATATACTTATCGTTGATGACAATAAAGAGATTTTATTCACATTAAAACTTCTTCTAAAAAAGTACGACCATAATTCTTTTGGAATAAGCAACCCAAGTGAGATTTTAAATGTTTTAAACAAAAATCAAATAGATTTAATTTTACTAGATATGAATTTTAATAGAGATTCAATCAGTGGTGAAGAAGGTTTTTTTTGGTTAAAAAAAATCAAGGAGAGTGACCCATCGATTCCTGTTGTACTTATAACGGCGTATGCTGATGTTGAAAAAGCTGTTCAAGGATTGAAACTTGGAGCAGTAGATTTCATTGAAAAACCATGGAATAATGATAGACTGATGATAACAATAAACAACGCTTTAAAATTTAGAGAATCTGAGCTGGAAAATTTAAAATTAAAATCCTCCAAAATTGAATTAAATCAGCAGATCGAAAAACAATTCAATGATATTATTGGTGAATCAGAAATTATGAAACATGTTTTTAAAACTATTGAAAAAGTTGCTGCTACTGATGCTAGTGTTTTGATATTAGGAGAAAATGGAACAGGAAAAGAACTTGTTGCAAGAGCCTTGCATAGAATGAGCTTCAGAAAAGATGAGATTTTTGTGTCTGTAGACATGGGATCAATTACTGATACTTTATTTGAGACTGAAATGTTTGGTCATATAAAGGGTGCTTTTACAGATGCAAAAAACGATCGAATTGGAAGATTTGAAACAGCTAATAATGGAACTCTTTTTTTAGACGAAATAGGAAATCTTTCAACACAGATACAATCTAAACTTCTTACTGCAATAGAGAAAAGAGAGATAACACGTGTTGGAACAAACAGAACTATTCCAACAAATATAAGACTTATCTGTGCTACGAACTGTAATTTATACCAGATGGTCGATAAAGGTGTTTTTAGAGAAGACCTTTTATACAGAATCAACACTGTAGAAATTATACTTCCTCCTCTTCGAGAAAGAGATGGTGATATAAGACTTTTAGCAGATTATTTTTTAAAAAAGTTCTCAAATAAATACAATAAAGATATCATAAAAATTACGGAAAATGGTTATGATTCCCTTCATACTTATCATTGGCCTGGTAATATAAGGGAATTTTCTCATGCTATTGAAAGGGCAGTAATTTTATCAGAAGGAGAAGTTCTAGATTCTTGTGATTTTAACTTCTCAAAAGCTGCAAAAAATGATTCCCAGATGATTGAAAGCAATTTGGAAGTTCTCGAGAAAAAAACAATACTAACTGTTTTAAAAAAATATAATGGGAATATCTCAAAAGCTGCAAAGGAACTTGGTCTAACAAGAACTTCATTGTATAGAAGAATGGAGAAACATGGCCTATAA